In Mytilus edulis chromosome 4, xbMytEdul2.2, whole genome shotgun sequence, the following proteins share a genomic window:
- the LOC139518725 gene encoding uncharacterized protein, with protein MDDSSDDDINKGSDDIKNIENQKYMPVLVDDEVYQDKIKLTIVLIPFIILIMSITTMTFVTKDDFDGISLSANKSEHLRYSIPFHGENISVLLMNEHVSVDVYGKSIKQQRKTPTCICDQLNGELKRLKEEVQLLNSTKDNKDTIKTDKDVYTLRQRRNINELAFLSSSHYRLAYGNRCFTGYTDYIDVIFKLNLFHPNINDNGTLLFEFGLASTVEYLVKDVYDNQMLTVKAFRCKHPFGICLEVTDEISSKIDVSVFKQTPEWVQGHITMGLQSSRFILMSENQNIYVGNKLNMSHGLQLWPVFGIYNSHLISMSITIHSNNLISFNRTSLDPHLFISDDNNTISNWYLTFKQVQTLSFGNVYMYFQKAFFVIMPLMYLLCDKDMAG; from the exons ATGGACGATTCAAGCGATGATGATATCAATAAAGGTTCTGATGACATTAAGAATATTGAAAACCAGAAATATATGCCCGTCCTGGTGGATGACGAGGTTTATCAAGACAAAATAAAGCTGACTATTGTGTTAATACCTTTCATTATTCTTATAATGTCGATAACTACGATGACCTTTGTTACAAAAGACGACTTTGATGGAATTTCTCTATCAGCAAATAAATCAG aaCATTTACGTTACTCTATCCCGTTTCATGGAGAAAACATAAGCGTGTTATTGATGAATGAACATGTTTCAGTTGATGTATATGGGAAGAGTATTAAGCAACAAAGGAAGACACCAACATGTATATGTGATCAACTAAATGGTGAATTGAAAAGACTTAAAGAAGAAGTTCAGCTATTAAATTCCACGAAGG ataACAAAGACACAATTAAAACAGATAAAGATGTTTACACACTACGACAGAGGAGAAATATAAATGAACTTGCTTTCCTTTCGTCAAGTCATTATAGATTGGCTTATGGGAACCGATGTTTCACTGGTTATACGGATTACATTGATGTTATTTTCAAACTAAATCTATTTCATCCAAATATAAATGACAATGGCACGCTATTGTTTGAATTTGGACTGGCATCAACTGTTGAATATCTGGTAAAAGACGTTTATGATAATCAAATGTTAACAGTAAAGGCTTTTAGATGTAAACATCCATTTGGAATTTGTCTAGAGGTAACAGATGAAATATCGTCAAAGATTGATGTCAGTGTTTTCAAACAAACACCAGAATGGGTTCAAGGACATATCACCATGGGACTTCAAAGTTCAAGGTTCATACTCATGTCAGAAAATCAGAATATTTACGTCGGAAATAAACTGAATATGTCACATGGTTTGCAATTATGGCCAGTGTTTGGGATATACAATTCACATTTAATAAGCATGTCAATTACAATTCATTCAAATAACCTCATCAGTTTCAATAGAACCAGTTTGGATCCACATCTGTTTATTTCAGATGATAATAACACAATATCAAATTGGTATTTGACATTCAAACAGGTACAAACATTAAGTTTCGGAAACGTTTATATGTACTTTCAAAAAGCATTCTTTGTCATTATGCCCCTTATGTATTTGCTATGTGATAAAGACATGGCTGGTTAA